In Plasmodium coatneyi strain Hackeri chromosome 5, complete sequence, a genomic segment contains:
- a CDS encoding Inner membrane protein oxa1-2, with protein MSFTHSHIKLHNGILKKSSQNKIFCSNFFKRGKHDCAITYVHNRTCEKEVKGVSGGTRGPHFVHVRNFIHLSSIAASCDGASSKGYSQWDKADKSIASAPQDKEKTCDSEHKGNENLEWVKSDKSDKNEETLAVAPPGEVTNDEIIPYTHFIIEKCKANMQQDVDNYESSWYVELVYELLNCTKIMFDCSWMTSIVATTSFMRMIILPLTVSAERDRRKQKILNPLIKELTNKLKSNAQDGNIKMALEFKKKILNIRNTHGISLIPKSIILMAFFQTPLFFIFYFSMKKMASYPEVFKEFTFESPLWLDSLSLPDPYYILPLLSSLLLLSNNELTALIDKALSNSKSSSLPGDESEFQKKMKQVSKLAMRLFYISSLFFFKSMPSGLLIYLITNTFFQLLTTQICKIKVVERFLDLPPLYSRGLSFQGDAAAKNQSDSKRRKGIHMDDFVKGKFK; from the coding sequence ATGAGCTTCACCCACTCACACATTAAGCTGCACAATGGAATATTAAAGAAAAGCTctcaaaataaaattttttgtagcaactttttcaaaagagGGAAACATGACTGTGCGATAACTTACGTGCATAATCGCACATGCgagaaagaagtaaagggtGTAAGTGGCGGTACCAGGGGGCCGCATTTTGTCCATGTGAGAAATTTTATTCACCTATCGAGCATCGCCGCTAGCTGTGATGGAGCCAGTTCGAAGGGATACAGCCAATGGGACAAAGCAGACAAATCGATCGCGTCCGCCCCGCAggacaaggaaaaaacgtgcgATAGTGAACATAAGGGGAATGAAAACCTCGAATGGGTCAAAAGTGACAAAAgtgataaaaatgaagaaacgcTGGCAGTTGCCCCCCCAGGGGAAGTTACGAACGATGAAATCATCCCGTACACCCATTTCATCAtcgaaaaatgcaaagcTAACATGCAGCAAGATGTAGACAACTACGAATCTTCCTGGTATGTCGAACTCGTTTACGAATTACtgaattgcacaaaaattaTGTTCGACTGTTCTTGGATGACGTCAATCGTAGCAACGACGTCATTCATGAGGATGATTATTTTACCCTTAACCGTATCGGCAGAACGGGacagaagaaaacaaaaaatattaaatccCCTAATAAAAGAATTGACAAATAAATTGAAAAGTAATGCACAAGatggaaatataaaaatggcacttgaatttaaaaaaaaaatccttaaCATTAGAAATACGCATGGGATATCCTTAATCCCCAAGTCGATTATCCTGATGGCATTTTTTCAAacccctttattttttatattttatttttctatgaaaaaaatggcgtcCTATCCTGAAGTATTTAAAGAATTTACTTTTGAGTCTCCACTATGGTTAGACAGTCTTTCCTTACCTGACCCGTACTATATACTTCCTCTCCTGTCCTCCCTCTTGCTACTATCAAATAATGAATTAACAGCATTGATTGACAAGGCGTTAAGCAATAGCAAGTCCAGTTCCCTCCCTGGAGATGAGAGcgaatttcaaaaaaaaatgaaacaagtGTCAAAGCTAGCCATGagattattttatatatcctctttatttttttttaaatccatGCCATCGGGCTTACTCATTTATTTGATCACcaacacattttttcaattacTTACCACCCAAATTTGTAAGATAAAAGTGGTAGAGAGATTTCTGGATCTGCCTCCGTTATACTCCAGAGGGCTGTCCTTTCAAGGGGATGCGGCAGCAAAGAATCAATCCGATTCGAAGCGCAGAAAGGGCATTCACATGGACGACTTTGTAAAGGGTAAGTTCAAGTAA